The following are encoded together in the Arcticibacterium luteifluviistationis genome:
- the selD gene encoding selenide, water dikinase SelD, which translates to MEEEIKLTQYSHGAGCGCKISPAVLDVILKGNISMPDNDKLIVGNHSRDDAAVLDLGNGTALISTTDFFMPIVDDPYNFGRIASANAISDVYAMGGKPVLAIAILGWPINKLSPEVAQKVIDGSRSICKEAGISLGGGHSIDSPEPIFGLAVNGIVDIKNIKQNNKAQVGDVLFLTKPIGVGILTTAEKKAILKPEHKNLAANQMMQLNKIGEVLGQMDAVSAITDVTGFGLLGHLTEMAEGSGLSAEVHFDKVPLIAPEIIDYINAGAVPGGTNRNWDSYGSKISAVTELQKAILADPQTSGGLLVAVNKSSITEFQNILKANGLEKFIEPIGSFAEQKDKMVYIS; encoded by the coding sequence AGAAGAAATAAAACTCACACAATACTCTCACGGAGCGGGCTGCGGCTGTAAAATATCTCCTGCGGTACTAGATGTTATCTTAAAAGGTAATATATCTATGCCAGATAATGACAAACTAATAGTAGGAAATCACAGTAGAGATGATGCGGCAGTTTTAGATTTAGGAAACGGTACAGCTCTTATCTCTACCACAGATTTTTTTATGCCGATAGTGGATGACCCTTATAATTTCGGAAGAATAGCCTCTGCAAATGCTATTTCGGATGTTTATGCCATGGGCGGCAAACCTGTTTTAGCGATTGCTATTTTGGGCTGGCCCATTAATAAACTTTCGCCCGAAGTTGCTCAAAAAGTCATAGACGGAAGCAGAAGTATTTGTAAAGAAGCTGGTATATCTCTTGGAGGTGGTCATAGTATAGACTCTCCTGAGCCTATTTTTGGTTTAGCAGTAAACGGAATTGTAGACATCAAAAACATCAAACAAAACAACAAGGCACAGGTTGGTGATGTACTATTCCTGACAAAGCCAATTGGCGTTGGAATATTAACTACAGCAGAGAAGAAAGCTATTCTTAAACCAGAACACAAAAACTTAGCGGCGAATCAAATGATGCAGCTAAATAAAATAGGCGAAGTTTTAGGTCAAATGGACGCAGTTTCGGCCATTACAGATGTCACTGGTTTTGGTCTTTTAGGTCACCTTACAGAAATGGCTGAGGGTAGTGGCTTAAGTGCAGAAGTGCATTTTGACAAAGTGCCGCTTATTGCACCAGAAATAATAGATTACATTAATGCAGGAGCTGTACCAGGTGGTACCAATAGAAACTGGGACAGCTATGGCTCTAAAATCAGTGCCGTAACCGAACTTCAAAAAGCAATTTTAGCAGACCCACAAACCAGTGGAGGACTCTTAGTGGCTGTCAATAAATCCTCTATAACCGAATTCCAAAACATTTTAAAAGCAAATGGATTAGAGAAATTCATTGAGCCTATTGGAAGTTTTGCTGAACAAAAGGATAAAATGGTTTACATCAGCTAA